A genome region from Ottowia testudinis includes the following:
- a CDS encoding DedA family protein: MDIVMQLVDFILHVDRYLGAFVAQYGAWVYALLFLIVFVETGVVVMPFLPGDSLLFVVGALAGAGLISYPLACAVLLVAAILGDQCNYSIGRYFGPKVFQWEDSRFFNRRAFDKAHAFYERYGGVTVILARFMPFIRTFVPFVAGVAEMSRAKFTFFNVMGALIWVLGLVTAGYVFGNLPWVQANLSKIIWALILVPGLIAIYGGWKAGRAERAATP, encoded by the coding sequence ATGGATATCGTGATGCAATTGGTCGACTTCATCCTGCATGTCGACCGCTACCTGGGCGCCTTCGTGGCGCAGTATGGCGCTTGGGTGTACGCGCTCCTGTTTTTGATCGTGTTCGTCGAAACGGGTGTGGTGGTGATGCCGTTTTTGCCGGGCGATTCGTTGCTGTTCGTGGTGGGCGCGCTGGCCGGCGCGGGGCTCATCAGCTACCCGTTGGCCTGCGCGGTGCTGCTGGTGGCGGCGATCCTGGGCGACCAGTGCAATTACTCGATTGGCCGCTACTTTGGCCCCAAGGTGTTTCAGTGGGAGGATTCGCGCTTTTTCAACCGGCGAGCGTTCGACAAGGCGCACGCCTTCTACGAGCGCTATGGCGGCGTCACCGTGATCCTGGCGCGCTTCATGCCCTTTATTCGCACCTTCGTGCCTTTCGTGGCGGGCGTGGCGGAGATGTCGCGCGCCAAGTTCACCTTTTTCAACGTCATGGGGGCGCTGATCTGGGTGCTGGGGTTGGTGACGGCGGGCTACGTGTTCGGCAATCTGCCGTGGGTGCAGGCCAACCTGAGCAAGATCATCTGGGCGCTGATCCTGGTGCCGGGTCTGATCGCAATCTATGGCGGGTGGAAGGCGGGTCGCGCGGAGCGCGCCGCCACCCCCTGA
- a CDS encoding lysoplasmalogenase: protein MLALPLTFVCLLFVAALLVAERAQRAGRAGIAKTAASASFIALAVSLGALSTAYGVIVLAALVLSALGDVALAFDRPAAFMAGLGFFLLAHIAFSMAFAQAPWSWVLAVAAAGMAVAGALSLRWLWPHLGAPFKVPVVCYVVAIVVMCAWAVAFSAATGHWQPAVGALLFAASDLAVARQAFVAKTFLNKAWGLPTYYAAQLLMAWSITTGARG, encoded by the coding sequence ATGCTTGCTCTGCCGCTGACCTTCGTTTGCCTGCTTTTCGTGGCTGCCCTGCTGGTGGCCGAACGTGCCCAGCGTGCGGGTCGGGCAGGCATCGCCAAAACAGCTGCAAGTGCGAGCTTCATCGCGTTGGCGGTGTCGCTGGGGGCGTTGTCCACGGCATATGGAGTGATCGTGCTGGCAGCGCTGGTGCTGAGCGCGCTGGGCGACGTGGCGCTGGCGTTTGACCGGCCCGCGGCCTTCATGGCCGGGCTGGGCTTTTTTTTGCTGGCGCACATCGCGTTCTCGATGGCTTTCGCGCAGGCGCCATGGTCATGGGTGCTGGCCGTGGCGGCGGCCGGCATGGCGGTGGCCGGTGCGCTCAGCCTGCGCTGGCTTTGGCCGCATTTGGGCGCGCCGTTCAAGGTGCCGGTGGTGTGCTACGTCGTGGCCATCGTGGTGATGTGCGCGTGGGCGGTGGCGTTCAGCGCCGCCACCGGGCACTGGCAGCCAGCGGTGGGCGCGCTGTTGTTCGCCGCCTCCGACCTGGCGGTGGCGCGTCAGGCCTTTGTGGCCAAGACGTTCTTGAACAAGGCCTGGGGGCTGCCGACGTATTACGCCGCCCAGTTGCTGATGGCGTGGTCGATCACCACCGGGGCGCGGGGATAA